From Halanaeroarchaeum sulfurireducens, a single genomic window includes:
- a CDS encoding acyl-CoA carboxylase subunit beta codes for MDEKIEELRELRERARLGGGEDRIEAQHDRGKKTARERIDYLLDDGTFNEFDQLRTHRSHNFGMEEKKVLGDGVVTGYGEVNGRTVFVYGNDFTAFGGSLGEVVAEKITNVNEKAMEVGAPVVGINDSAGARIQEGVASLAGYGDIFRQNTQASGVVPQISAIMGPCAGGAVYSPAITDFVFMVEDTSHMFVTGPDVIETVTGEQVTHDELGGATTHTGVSGVAHFAEPSEEAALDNIKRLLSYIPQNNMADPPRVDPWDDPEREAEELEDIVPDEPRKPYDIVDVIDAVFDEESFFEVQPDFARNVVVGFARLDGRSVGVVANQPRVNAGTLDIDASDKAARFVRFCDSFNIPIVSFVDVPGFMPGTDQEHSGIIRHGAKLLYAYSEATVPLLTVITRKAYGGAYIVMASKHLGADVNYAWPTAEIAVMGPKGAVNVLYRDELAEVDDPDRLRDELIEEYREEFANPYQPADRGFLDDVLEPLETRPRLIQDLEMLATKRESLPDKKHGNIPL; via the coding sequence ATGGATGAGAAAATCGAGGAACTGCGCGAGTTGCGCGAGCGCGCGCGGCTGGGGGGCGGTGAGGACCGCATCGAGGCCCAGCACGACCGCGGGAAGAAAACCGCCCGCGAGCGCATCGATTATCTTCTCGATGATGGGACGTTCAACGAGTTCGATCAGTTGCGCACCCACCGATCGCACAACTTCGGGATGGAAGAAAAGAAGGTCCTCGGAGACGGCGTCGTCACCGGCTATGGCGAGGTGAACGGTCGGACCGTCTTCGTCTATGGCAACGATTTCACTGCCTTCGGCGGTTCGCTGGGCGAGGTGGTCGCCGAGAAGATCACGAACGTCAACGAGAAGGCCATGGAGGTCGGCGCACCGGTCGTCGGTATCAACGATTCCGCAGGTGCGCGCATCCAGGAGGGCGTTGCCTCCCTGGCCGGCTACGGCGATATCTTCCGGCAGAACACACAGGCGAGCGGCGTCGTCCCACAGATTTCGGCCATTATGGGGCCCTGCGCGGGCGGAGCGGTCTACTCGCCGGCCATCACGGATTTCGTATTCATGGTCGAGGACACCTCCCACATGTTCGTCACGGGCCCCGACGTCATCGAGACGGTCACCGGCGAGCAGGTCACACACGACGAACTCGGCGGTGCGACCACCCATACGGGGGTCTCCGGGGTAGCCCACTTCGCCGAACCGTCCGAGGAGGCGGCCCTGGACAATATCAAGCGCCTGCTTTCGTATATCCCACAGAACAATATGGCCGACCCGCCGCGGGTAGACCCCTGGGACGACCCCGAGCGCGAGGCCGAGGAACTGGAGGATATCGTTCCCGACGAGCCTCGAAAACCCTACGATATCGTCGACGTCATCGACGCGGTCTTCGACGAGGAGTCCTTTTTCGAGGTGCAACCGGACTTCGCCCGGAACGTCGTCGTCGGGTTCGCTCGCCTCGACGGCAGATCGGTCGGTGTCGTTGCGAACCAACCCAGAGTCAACGCCGGGACCCTCGATATCGACGCCTCCGACAAGGCGGCCCGGTTCGTGCGGTTCTGTGATTCCTTTAACATCCCCATCGTCTCGTTCGTGGACGTTCCGGGATTCATGCCCGGAACGGACCAGGAACACAGCGGCATCATTCGCCACGGTGCGAAACTGCTCTACGCCTACTCCGAGGCCACGGTCCCGCTGCTCACGGTCATCACGCGAAAGGCGTACGGTGGCGCGTACATCGTCATGGCTTCGAAACACCTCGGCGCGGACGTCAACTACGCGTGGCCCACCGCCGAGATCGCGGTGATGGGCCCGAAGGGGGCGGTCAACGTTCTCTACCGCGACGAACTCGCGGAAGTCGACGACCCCGACAGGCTCCGCGACGAACTCATCGAGGAGTACCGTGAGGAGTTCGCCAATCCGTACCAGCCCGCGGACCGCGGGTTCCTCGACGACGTTCTCGAACCCCTGGAAACGCGGCCGCGGCTGATCCAGGACCTGGAGATGCTCGCAACCAAACGCGAATCCCTCCCGGACAAGAAACATGGAAACATCCCGCTTTGA
- the sucC gene encoding ADP-forming succinate--CoA ligase subunit beta — MRLHEYQAKRIFSDAGIDTPRSHRATCVEEIASSASSMGFPVAVKAQVHVGGRGKAGGIKIVEDVEEARSAAKEIMGMELKGETVNEVLVEKAVDFEQELYVGITMDRSAGAPVAMVSSKGGVDIEEVAKESPEDIARVHIDPGLGLLPYQARKAAYAANVPKKVAFDVADILQSLYDIWEDNDATEVEINPLMVTSDDDVVAADAVMNIDDDSLFRQPDLAELKEKSYGSEFERKASNYECIDYVRLDGNVGIIGNGAGLVMTTLDLVDHYGGEPANFLDIGGGAKADRVAHSLELVFADPNVDAVVINIFGGITRCDEVAKGINEIVDQYDEPPKPLVVRLDGTNAEKGCEILHDENIVVEQSLEDVVKRAVESARKVKA, encoded by the coding sequence ATGAGACTGCACGAGTACCAGGCCAAGAGGATCTTCAGTGACGCGGGCATCGACACGCCCAGGTCCCACCGGGCGACCTGCGTCGAGGAGATCGCCAGCTCGGCGTCGAGTATGGGCTTTCCGGTCGCCGTAAAGGCTCAGGTTCACGTCGGTGGACGAGGCAAAGCGGGCGGTATCAAAATCGTCGAGGACGTGGAGGAGGCGCGCTCCGCTGCGAAGGAGATCATGGGGATGGAACTCAAGGGGGAGACCGTCAATGAGGTCCTCGTCGAGAAGGCCGTCGACTTCGAACAAGAACTCTACGTGGGCATCACCATGGACCGCAGCGCGGGCGCGCCCGTGGCCATGGTCTCATCGAAGGGCGGGGTCGACATCGAGGAGGTGGCCAAGGAGAGTCCCGAGGACATCGCACGAGTCCACATCGACCCGGGGTTGGGACTTCTCCCGTACCAGGCTCGCAAGGCGGCATATGCCGCTAACGTGCCGAAGAAGGTCGCGTTCGACGTCGCCGACATCCTCCAGAGCCTCTACGACATCTGGGAGGACAACGACGCGACTGAGGTCGAGATTAATCCGCTGATGGTCACGTCGGACGACGACGTCGTCGCTGCCGACGCGGTCATGAACATCGACGACGACTCGCTGTTCCGCCAGCCGGATCTCGCCGAACTCAAAGAGAAATCCTACGGAAGTGAATTCGAGCGGAAAGCCAGCAACTACGAGTGCATCGATTACGTCAGACTCGACGGCAACGTTGGTATCATCGGAAACGGCGCCGGTCTCGTGATGACGACCCTCGACCTGGTCGATCACTACGGCGGTGAACCCGCCAACTTCCTCGACATCGGTGGCGGGGCGAAAGCAGATCGCGTCGCTCACTCCCTCGAACTGGTCTTCGCGGACCCGAACGTCGACGCCGTCGTGATCAACATCTTTGGCGGAATTACACGCTGTGACGAGGTCGCCAAAGGGATCAACGAAATCGTCGACCAGTACGACGAGCCGCCGAAACCGCTCGTCGTCCGACTCGACGGGACGAACGCGGAGAAGGGCTGTGAGATTCTCCACGACGAGAACATCGTCGTGGAGCAATCGCTCGAAGACGTGGTCAAACGGGCTGTCGAGAGTGCACGGAAGGTGAAAGCATGA
- the sucD gene encoding succinate--CoA ligase subunit alpha: MSVFVDEDTRVVVQGITGGEGKFHTEQMMEYGTNVVAGAVPGKGGQEVNGVPVYDMVDEAVEQEDADASVLFIPPAFAADGIFEALDTDLDLVVAITEGVPIQDMAKVYKRLSEVDTRLIGPNSPGVITPNETKLGILPGNIFEPGKVGLVSRSGTLTYQIVDNLTSEGIGQSTAIGIGGDPIIGTKFVDALQAFENDPETEVAVMTGEIGGEAEEEAAAYIAEEMDTPVVGFIAGRTAPPGKRMGHAGAIVSGSGTGTAESKISALNEAGVQVGETPEEVVEYVDELL; the protein is encoded by the coding sequence GTGAGCGTATTCGTCGACGAGGACACTCGCGTCGTGGTCCAGGGGATCACAGGAGGCGAAGGCAAGTTCCACACGGAACAGATGATGGAGTATGGGACCAACGTCGTGGCCGGAGCAGTTCCGGGCAAAGGCGGACAGGAGGTCAACGGCGTTCCGGTCTACGACATGGTCGATGAGGCCGTCGAACAGGAGGACGCGGACGCCTCCGTCCTCTTCATTCCGCCGGCGTTCGCCGCGGACGGCATCTTCGAAGCGCTCGATACCGACCTCGATCTGGTCGTGGCCATCACCGAGGGCGTACCAATCCAGGACATGGCGAAGGTGTATAAACGCCTGAGCGAGGTCGATACCCGGCTCATCGGTCCGAACAGCCCGGGTGTCATCACTCCGAACGAGACCAAACTCGGCATTCTCCCCGGAAACATTTTCGAACCGGGTAAGGTCGGTCTCGTCTCGCGCTCCGGAACGCTTACCTACCAGATAGTCGACAATCTCACCAGTGAAGGGATCGGCCAATCGACCGCCATCGGTATCGGCGGTGACCCGATCATCGGCACGAAATTCGTCGACGCCCTCCAGGCGTTCGAAAACGATCCCGAGACGGAGGTCGCGGTCATGACCGGAGAGATCGGCGGCGAAGCCGAAGAGGAAGCCGCCGCCTACATCGCCGAGGAGATGGACACCCCGGTCGTCGGGTTCATCGCCGGTCGGACGGCCCCGCCGGGCAAACGCATGGGTCACGCGGGCGCCATCGTCTCCGGCTCCGGCACGGGAACCGCCGAAAGCAAGATTTCAGCGCTGAACGAAGCGGGCGTCCAGGTCGGTGAAACCCCCGAGGAAGTCGTCGAGTACGTCGACGAACTGCTGTAA
- a CDS encoding cob(I)yrinic acid a,c-diamide adenosyltransferase — MALYTGRGDEGMTDLADMSRVLKTNSRIEAAGVVDELNGLIGTVRPTGYDDLDERLVSVQVHLHVVQADVSNPDSGADAPIVTEEHVNQLENWIDEAEAEVGDLQGFIIPSGGEVGSELHYARAVCRRAERRMIDAVEHGDANGMVLVYLNRLSDALFVFGRVANHRDGFEEREVRY; from the coding sequence ATGGCGCTGTACACCGGCCGTGGTGACGAGGGCATGACGGACCTCGCGGACATGTCCCGCGTCTTGAAGACAAATTCCCGAATCGAGGCCGCAGGCGTGGTTGACGAACTCAACGGACTCATCGGGACCGTTCGACCGACCGGGTACGACGATCTGGACGAGCGTCTCGTCTCCGTGCAAGTCCACTTACACGTGGTTCAGGCGGACGTTTCGAATCCGGATTCCGGCGCGGACGCACCGATCGTGACCGAGGAGCACGTGAATCAACTCGAAAACTGGATTGACGAGGCCGAGGCGGAAGTGGGTGATCTCCAGGGATTCATCATCCCGAGTGGGGGTGAGGTCGGCAGCGAGCTTCATTACGCTCGAGCGGTGTGTCGTCGGGCGGAGCGTCGGATGATCGATGCGGTCGAACACGGGGACGCAAACGGGATGGTCCTCGTCTACCTCAATCGGCTGTCGGACGCGCTGTTCGTGTTCGGTCGGGTGGCGAATCACCGCGACGGATTCGAGGAACGGGAGGTTCGGTACTGA
- a CDS encoding DUF7838 family putative zinc beta-ribbon protein — translation MADEMEHYCPNCEEEQTFYKTASMMVHLGRKTKWYCGECDYQMVTINGIESTATA, via the coding sequence ATGGCCGACGAAATGGAACACTATTGCCCGAACTGCGAGGAGGAGCAGACCTTCTACAAAACGGCGAGCATGATGGTTCACCTCGGACGGAAGACGAAGTGGTACTGCGGCGAGTGCGATTACCAGATGGTCACGATAAACGGCATCGAGTCGACGGCGACGGCCTGA
- a CDS encoding winged helix-turn-helix transcriptional regulator, which yields MAAERKLGIHCAGEEWCPIQATAKLFCKKWQPVIIHRLLENGSMGFNELKEAVDGISSKVLSDNLDDLEEHTLVDRDVVSEKPFRVAYSLTPRGESTETIVREMHAWGTENLTEPIGDGPIGGGPLDE from the coding sequence ATGGCAGCGGAGCGTAAGCTCGGCATTCACTGCGCCGGGGAGGAGTGGTGTCCGATACAGGCGACTGCGAAACTGTTCTGCAAGAAGTGGCAGCCCGTCATCATCCACCGATTGCTCGAGAATGGATCGATGGGATTCAACGAACTGAAGGAGGCCGTCGACGGGATATCGAGCAAGGTCCTCTCGGACAACCTCGACGACCTGGAGGAGCACACACTCGTCGACCGAGACGTGGTGAGCGAAAAACCGTTCCGCGTGGCTTACTCGTTGACCCCGCGGGGCGAATCCACCGAAACCATCGTCAGGGAGATGCACGCCTGGGGGACGGAAAACCTGACCGAACCCATCGGGGACGGGCCCATCGGCGGGGGGCCCCTCGACGAGTAG
- the gcvPB gene encoding aminomethyl-transferring glycine dehydrogenase subunit GcvPB, translating to MTIHYDQARWSDAEDDIYEPLLPEKSQQTVAVEDSPLPDDLTRDSVTLPDLSEPELSRHYVRLSQHTYGVESGPYPLGSCTMKYNPPFAEEVASVDDAFVHPDRSAASTQGTLALLYRLQEYLAEIGGMDAVTLQPPAGAAGEFTGIRIAAAYHEANGDHERTEVVVPDTAHGTNPASAAVAGYDVVEIPSEDGRVDLDALEAAVGDTTAAFMLTNPNTLGVFERDIEAIAEIVHDAGAPLYYDGANLNALLGRVRPGDMGFDIMHYNVHKTFGTPHGGGGPGAGPVGVVSDLVEFLPDPHVRQSDGGFELYTPERSIGKVHGFSGNWLVLIKAYAYIARLGEEGLLDTSAKAVLNANYLASQLDLDVPYEPFHHEFVASADDLDASDLAKRMLDLGVHPPTTKWPDIVDEALMTEPTESESKRTLDQLADAFNTAADEDEEILESAPNRTTARRIDQTSAARNPRLSWQALDD from the coding sequence ATGACGATCCACTACGACCAGGCACGATGGAGCGACGCGGAGGACGACATCTACGAACCGCTGCTTCCCGAGAAGAGCCAGCAGACGGTTGCGGTCGAAGATTCGCCACTCCCGGACGATCTCACTCGCGACTCGGTGACCCTGCCGGACCTCTCCGAACCGGAACTGTCCCGGCACTACGTCCGACTGTCCCAGCACACGTACGGCGTGGAGAGCGGTCCCTACCCGCTCGGCTCCTGTACGATGAAGTACAACCCACCGTTCGCGGAGGAGGTCGCGTCCGTCGACGACGCCTTCGTCCATCCGGATCGATCTGCAGCCAGCACGCAGGGCACCCTCGCGTTGCTCTATCGGCTACAGGAATACCTCGCAGAGATCGGTGGCATGGACGCAGTGACGCTCCAACCGCCTGCAGGGGCCGCCGGAGAGTTCACCGGCATTCGGATCGCCGCCGCCTATCACGAGGCCAACGGCGACCACGAGCGGACCGAGGTCGTCGTCCCCGATACCGCACACGGGACGAACCCCGCGAGCGCCGCGGTGGCCGGCTACGACGTCGTCGAGATTCCGAGCGAGGACGGCCGTGTCGACCTCGACGCCCTGGAGGCCGCCGTCGGCGACACCACGGCAGCCTTCATGCTCACCAACCCGAACACCCTCGGCGTCTTCGAGCGTGACATCGAGGCCATCGCAGAGATCGTTCACGATGCGGGCGCGCCGCTTTACTACGACGGAGCGAACCTCAACGCGCTCCTCGGCCGCGTCCGACCGGGCGACATGGGCTTCGACATCATGCACTACAACGTGCACAAGACGTTCGGCACCCCCCACGGCGGCGGTGGGCCGGGGGCCGGACCGGTCGGAGTCGTCTCGGATCTTGTCGAGTTCCTGCCGGACCCGCACGTCCGGCAATCCGACGGTGGATTCGAACTGTACACACCCGAACGGTCCATCGGGAAGGTTCACGGCTTCTCCGGCAACTGGCTCGTCCTGATCAAGGCGTACGCCTACATCGCGCGACTCGGGGAGGAGGGGCTGCTCGACACGAGCGCGAAGGCCGTGTTGAACGCCAACTACCTCGCCTCCCAGCTCGACCTCGACGTCCCCTACGAGCCCTTCCACCACGAATTCGTCGCGAGCGCGGACGACCTGGACGCGAGCGACCTCGCGAAACGGATGCTCGATCTGGGGGTCCATCCGCCGACGACCAAGTGGCCCGACATCGTCGACGAGGCGCTCATGACCGAACCGACGGAGTCGGAGAGCAAACGGACCCTGGACCAGCTCGCCGACGCGTTCAACACCGCGGCCGACGAGGACGAGGAGATCCTGGAGTCGGCACCGAATCGCACCACGGCACGCCGCATCGATCAGACCTCGGCTGCCAGAAACCCACGGCTCTCCTGGCAGGCTCTCGACGACTAA
- the gcvPA gene encoding aminomethyl-transferring glycine dehydrogenase subunit GcvPA, whose translation MTGSPYVPHSAEETAAMLEAVGVDDVTELFDVPDPVRFEGDLDIDARSEPEIRTEIDALLSRNDDLTEFLGRGHYDHYVPSVVDRISARSEFLTSYTQYQPEVAQGFLQALFEYQSMLVELTGLPVANASMYDAATALGEAALFASRVRETSGSTVLVPEYVRDERVSVLENYGAGADITVERVPSAKGTVDTSALMGAANEDTLAVYAENPTTRGTIEPDLDAIGDVAHDNDALFVLGSDPVALSLLERPSDVGADVVVGDASVLGMPTSYGMGLGMFATREDFLRQVPGRLVGASEDDAGFRAFTLTLQTREQHIRRERATSNICTNQAWVALRTAMHVAALGPEGLLETANRMVSLASDVAERLDEIIGVRAPVDDRHHFREFVAHTDQPARAIVDDLAAQGFAIHAVGEHEVQVCVTETNEGSIDDFIAAFREVAQ comes from the coding sequence ATGACTGGCAGCCCCTACGTTCCTCACTCCGCAGAGGAGACGGCGGCGATGCTCGAAGCGGTCGGCGTGGACGACGTAACGGAACTCTTCGACGTTCCCGATCCCGTTCGCTTCGAGGGTGACCTCGATATCGACGCGCGAAGTGAACCCGAGATTCGCACCGAAATCGACGCCCTTCTCTCCCGGAACGACGACCTGACGGAGTTCCTGGGACGTGGTCATTACGATCACTACGTCCCGAGTGTCGTCGACCGCATCTCGGCTCGCTCGGAGTTTTTGACCTCCTATACGCAGTACCAGCCCGAGGTCGCGCAGGGATTCCTGCAGGCGCTCTTCGAGTACCAGTCGATGTTGGTCGAACTGACCGGTCTCCCCGTCGCAAACGCGTCGATGTACGACGCGGCCACCGCGCTCGGCGAGGCCGCTCTCTTCGCGTCCCGCGTTCGGGAGACGTCGGGATCGACCGTCCTCGTCCCCGAATATGTGCGGGACGAACGTGTGAGCGTCCTCGAAAACTACGGCGCGGGCGCGGACATCACGGTCGAGCGCGTCCCCTCCGCCAAGGGCACCGTCGACACCTCGGCGCTGATGGGCGCCGCGAACGAGGACACGCTCGCCGTTTACGCCGAGAATCCGACGACCCGGGGAACGATTGAACCGGATCTCGACGCGATCGGCGACGTCGCTCACGACAACGACGCCCTCTTCGTCCTCGGGAGCGACCCCGTCGCGCTGTCACTGCTCGAACGGCCGTCGGACGTGGGAGCCGACGTCGTCGTCGGCGACGCGTCGGTTCTGGGGATGCCCACGAGTTACGGCATGGGTCTCGGGATGTTCGCGACCCGCGAAGACTTCCTCCGGCAGGTCCCGGGACGCCTGGTCGGCGCGAGCGAGGACGACGCTGGGTTCCGGGCCTTTACCCTCACGCTCCAGACGCGCGAGCAACACATCCGACGAGAGCGCGCGACGAGCAACATCTGCACGAACCAGGCCTGGGTCGCGCTCCGAACGGCGATGCACGTCGCAGCCCTCGGCCCCGAGGGCCTCCTCGAGACGGCAAACCGAATGGTGTCGCTGGCAAGCGACGTGGCCGAACGGTTGGACGAGATTATCGGCGTTCGGGCCCCGGTTGACGACCGCCACCACTTCCGCGAGTTCGTCGCTCACACGGATCAGCCGGCACGCGCCATCGTCGACGACCTCGCGGCGCAGGGATTCGCGATCCACGCGGTCGGCGAACACGAGGTACAGGTCTGCGTGACCGAGACCAACGAAGGGTCGATCGACGACTTCATCGCTGCGTTCCGGGAGGTGGCACAATGA
- the gcvH gene encoding glycine cleavage system protein GcvH gives MSFDVPMNLYYRESHEWIDPETGRIGLSDYAQDELGDIVFVELPSVGDEIEAGEDFGVVESIKAVSDIYAPVSGEVTDVNERVFDEPELLNEDPYGDGWLVEVDAADEGELEDLHSGSEYSDQIE, from the coding sequence ATGAGCTTCGACGTACCAATGAACCTGTACTACCGAGAATCGCACGAGTGGATCGACCCCGAAACCGGTCGGATCGGTCTCAGCGACTACGCCCAGGACGAACTGGGCGATATCGTCTTCGTGGAACTGCCGTCGGTCGGCGACGAGATCGAGGCCGGCGAGGACTTCGGCGTGGTCGAGAGCATCAAAGCCGTCTCCGACATCTACGCGCCGGTGTCCGGCGAGGTCACCGACGTCAACGAGCGTGTCTTCGACGAACCCGAACTGCTCAACGAGGACCCATATGGCGACGGTTGGCTCGTCGAAGTGGACGCCGCCGACGAGGGAGAACTTGAGGACCTCCACTCCGGATCGGAGTACTCTGATCAGATCGAATGA
- the gcvT gene encoding glycine cleavage system aminomethyltransferase GcvT has translation MALRTPPLHDRHEALDASFTDFGGWDMPVEFDSIRAEHEAVRTAAGIFDVSHMGEVEVSGPDAEALMQRLTTNDVTELDPGDAQYSMITDDRGVILDDTVVYRMPASAPAPDAPGTDATFMFVPNAGHDAQMHERWTSHAETWGLDVEVANVTDDLGMVAVQGPDANALVADATDADVHDLGRFEATYGTVAGTPTWIARTGYTGEPGFEIVFPAADGVAVWDAFDCQPCGLGARDTLRLEMGFLLSGQDFDPEDEPRTPYEAGVGFTVDLDTEFVGRDALERQAEEGVEEEFVGFVLNERGVPRHGYEIRNADGDQIGTVTSGTMSPTLGEPIGLGYVGTTFTEDGETVRVVVRGEGKAATITTPPFLEGYQ, from the coding sequence ATGGCCCTGCGGACGCCGCCGTTGCACGATCGACACGAGGCGCTCGACGCGTCGTTCACCGACTTTGGAGGATGGGATATGCCGGTGGAGTTCGACTCCATCCGGGCCGAACACGAGGCGGTCAGGACCGCTGCGGGCATCTTCGACGTCTCTCACATGGGGGAAGTCGAGGTCTCCGGTCCCGATGCCGAGGCGCTGATGCAACGGCTTACGACCAACGACGTGACGGAACTGGACCCAGGCGACGCCCAGTACTCGATGATCACCGACGATCGCGGCGTCATCCTCGACGACACGGTCGTCTACCGGATGCCGGCATCTGCACCGGCGCCGGACGCCCCCGGGACCGACGCGACGTTCATGTTCGTTCCGAACGCGGGCCACGACGCACAGATGCACGAACGGTGGACCAGCCACGCCGAGACGTGGGGCCTCGACGTCGAGGTCGCCAACGTCACTGACGATCTCGGTATGGTGGCGGTACAGGGGCCGGACGCGAACGCACTCGTCGCCGACGCCACCGACGCCGATGTCCACGATCTCGGCCGGTTCGAGGCCACCTACGGCACCGTGGCCGGGACGCCGACCTGGATCGCCCGCACCGGCTATACGGGCGAGCCGGGATTCGAAATCGTCTTTCCCGCGGCCGACGGCGTGGCCGTCTGGGACGCCTTCGACTGCCAGCCCTGTGGGCTCGGTGCCCGCGATACGCTCCGCCTCGAGATGGGCTTTCTCCTGTCCGGACAGGACTTCGACCCGGAAGACGAACCCCGAACCCCCTACGAGGCGGGCGTCGGGTTCACGGTCGACCTGGACACCGAGTTCGTGGGCCGGGACGCCCTCGAACGGCAGGCCGAGGAGGGCGTCGAGGAGGAGTTCGTCGGCTTCGTGCTGAACGAACGCGGCGTTCCACGCCACGGGTACGAGATCCGGAACGCCGACGGCGACCAGATTGGCACGGTGACGAGTGGGACGATGAGTCCAACGCTCGGTGAACCGATCGGCCTCGGCTACGTCGGGACGACGTTCACCGAGGATGGCGAGACGGTCCGCGTCGTCGTGCGCGGCGAGGGGAAAGCGGCGACGATAACGACACCCCCGTTCCTGGAGGGATACCAATGA
- a CDS encoding NYN domain-containing protein yields MGLRSLLSNTPTAALFVDGPNVLRDEFDVDLDDVRDAADEAGRLVVTRLYLDEHAPSGLIQAAEARGYEVTITSGDVDVKLAVDATALLVEDPPDVFVIASRDTDFKPVVELANRRGVRTLAIAPGEHGRSDALRNAAQDAVVLDG; encoded by the coding sequence ATGGGATTGCGGTCGCTCCTCTCGAACACGCCGACGGCCGCCCTCTTCGTCGACGGGCCGAACGTCCTTCGCGACGAGTTCGACGTCGATCTCGACGACGTCCGGGACGCGGCCGACGAAGCGGGCCGTCTCGTCGTCACACGCCTCTATCTCGACGAACACGCCCCCTCGGGGCTCATCCAGGCCGCGGAAGCCCGGGGCTACGAGGTCACCATCACGAGCGGCGACGTCGACGTGAAACTCGCGGTCGACGCCACGGCCCTGCTCGTCGAGGACCCGCCCGACGTCTTCGTCATCGCCTCGCGTGACACCGACTTCAAGCCCGTCGTCGAGCTGGCCAACCGCCGCGGCGTTCGGACGCTCGCCATCGCCCCCGGGGAGCACGGGCGCTCCGACGCGCTGCGAAACGCCGCCCAGGACGCCGTCGTCCTGGACGGGTAG
- a CDS encoding TatD family hydrolase: protein MREFETPILDDHLHLDPRHGRGVEAAKDFARSGGTHLLVVNKPSWLLGVTPETGEDFRAVYEETIETVEAASDVLRGRAWPVLGVHPALISRLVDDRGYDPDTAADLMKAGLETAAEYAASGPAVALKSGRPHYDVSDAVWDASNEVLRRALELAAETGVAVQLHTEQTTDLTDVAAWAEDAGLAPERVVKHYASGQLDGVTKSVMARKEYLETAIEVDEPFLMETDFVDDPDRPGAVMGPKTVPRRVDWLLESGHEPAVRTAHVETPETVYGIDTVATLDD, encoded by the coding sequence ATGCGCGAGTTCGAGACGCCCATTCTCGACGATCACCTCCACCTCGATCCCCGCCACGGCCGGGGGGTCGAGGCAGCGAAGGACTTCGCCCGGAGCGGCGGCACGCACCTGCTCGTCGTCAACAAGCCCTCCTGGTTGCTCGGCGTCACACCCGAAACGGGCGAGGACTTCCGGGCTGTCTACGAGGAGACGATCGAGACGGTCGAGGCGGCATCGGACGTCCTGCGCGGCCGGGCCTGGCCGGTCCTCGGCGTCCATCCCGCGCTGATCTCCAGGCTCGTCGACGACCGAGGCTACGACCCGGACACCGCCGCCGACCTGATGAAAGCCGGACTGGAGACTGCCGCCGAGTACGCCGCAAGCGGTCCCGCGGTCGCGCTCAAGTCCGGCAGACCCCACTACGACGTGAGCGACGCGGTCTGGGACGCCTCGAACGAGGTCCTCCGCCGTGCACTCGAACTCGCCGCCGAAACGGGGGTCGCCGTCCAGCTCCACACCGAGCAAACCACCGACCTCACCGACGTGGCGGCGTGGGCCGAGGACGCGGGACTCGCTCCCGAGCGCGTCGTCAAACACTACGCGAGCGGGCAACTCGACGGCGTCACCAAGAGCGTGATGGCCCGGAAGGAGTACCTCGAGACCGCCATCGAGGTGGACGAGCCGTTCCTCATGGAGACCGATTTCGTCGACGACCCCGACCGCCCCGGCGCGGTCATGGGACCGAAGACGGTGCCCCGCCGCGTCGACTGGCTGCTCGAGTCGGGCCACGAACCGGCGGTCCGCACGGCCCACGTCGAGACCCCGGAGACCGTCTACGGGATCGACACCGTCGCAACCCTCGACGACTAA